In Thermoanaerobacterium xylanolyticum LX-11, the genomic window TAAATGTGGGTGTGAAACGTTATGGAAAGATTGCAAAAATACTTGGCTGAGTGCGGGATCGCGTCCAGAAGAAAATGCGAGCAATTGATTTTAGATGGAAAAGTTAAAGTCAATGGTGAAACTGTAAGAGAGCTTGGTGTCAAAGTCGACCCCAACAAGGATGTTGTTGAATACAATGGTAAAGTAGTCACTAAAGTCAATAAAAATATATACATCATGCTAAATAAACCTGTAGGATATATTACGACGGTTAAAGATCAATTTGATAGGCCTTCAGTAATAGACTTGGTTAGTATTGATGACAGGGTGTATCCAATCGGTCGATTGGACTACGACACTTCAGGATTGCTTTTGCTTACGAATGACGGTGATTTGGCAAATAAGCTCATGCATCCGAGGCATAATATTAACAAGGTATATATTGCGCAAATAAAAGGTGTGCCAGACAAAATGAAGTTGGATATGTTTAGAAACGGACTTCGTATTGATAATTATAAAACTGCCAAAGCTGAGATAGATATATTAAAAGTCACAAACGGCAATTCTACCGTAAAAATAGCCATACATGAGGGACGAAACAGGCAAATCAGAAAGATGTGTGAGCTAATTGGACATCCTGTCTTAAAGTTAAAAAGAGTAAAAATAGGCAATTTGGATATTGGAAATTTAAAAACCGGACAATGGCGTTATCTATCTAAAGATGAAGTAGAATATCTAAAAAAATTATAGGAAGAGATGGTTTATGTTTAAAATCAAGTTCGCGTCAGAAGAAGATTTAAAATATATAAAAAAAATTGCTGATTATTTTAAATTGTCTCTTTTGGTAGATCTGAACAAATGTATTAATATGATAGCAACAGATGAAAAGCCTTTTGGCTTTATAACAATAAAAGTGGATGATGATACGGCTTATATAATAGGACATGCTGTTTTGCCTGAATATCAGATGAAAGGTTATGGAACAATGCTTTTAAAGGTTGCATTGAACAACGTATATGATTTTGGAATTAAAAAGGCATGTGTAAAAAATTCTATTAGCGATGATTTCTATATTGGAAATCATTTTAAAAAATCCGACAATGGCTTATATGTTGACATAGAAGAATTATTAAAAAAATAATTTAGGAGGAATGAAAAATGGAACTATGGTTTACCGAACATCACAATGATTCTATAGGTTATTCATTAAAAGTAAATAGAACATTAAATTCTGAAAATACCCAATATCAAAAGCTAGACGTAATAGAGTCTGAATTTTACGGTAGGGTATTGATTCTTGATGGAATTTTGCAGACGACAGAGAAAGATGAGTTTGTGTATCATGAGATGATAGTGCATGTTCCACTTTTTACTCACAAAAATCCTAAAAGTGTTTTAATAGTAGGTGGTGGCGATGGTGGTGCCGTAAAAGAAATTTTGAAGCACGATTCAGTAGAGAGAGTTGTTCTTGCAGAGATTGATGATCGTGTTGTGGAAAATTCGAAAAAATATCTACCTACAATTAGCTGTGGATTATATGATGAAAAAGTAGAGATTATGATTGGCGATGGAATAAATTATGTGAGTGAGCACAAGAATGAATTTGATGTTGTAATTGTAGATTCGACAGATCCTATAGGCCCTGCGGTAGGGTTATTCACAGAGGATTTTTATAGATCTGTGTATGAGTGCTTAAAGGAAGACGGAATTATAGTAGCACAGACAGAGTCACCTTTTATTTATGGTAGCTTAATAAATAAATTAAGTAAGATGTTTAAAAATATTTACCCAATAGTAAAGCCATATATATGTACTATACCGACATATCCGGGGCATTTGTGGACTTTTACAATGGGTTCTAAGAAGTATGATCCTGAAGCTGTAGATGTGAATAATATTCCTAATATTGACACAAAATATTATACGCCACAGTTACATAAGGCCAGCTTCGTATTGCCGAAATTTGTAAAAGAAATTTTTGAGGAGGCATAGTTTTTGATAATAAAAGACAATTTATCAAACGGTGGAAAATTTTTAGGAAGCAACGATGATTATTATAAATCTGAAATTGTGATTGTAGGTGCTCCTATGGATTACACTGTAAGCTTTAAACCTGGTACACGCTTTGGACCACAGGCAATAAGGATGGCGTCTTTAGGATTAGAAGAGTACAGTGTATATTTGGATAGAAGTTTAAAAGACAAAAAGTATTATGATTATGGTGATTTGATATTACCTTATGGAAATGTAGAAAAATGTTTAAATATAATTGGTGATGCTGCTAAAGATATTATAGATGCTGGGAAAAAGCCGATATTTTTGGGTGGTGAGCATTTAATAAGTGCTCCAATCTTAGAAAAAGTTTTTAAAAAGTACGGAAATGAGTTAGTTGTGCTTCACTTTGACGCACATACAGATTTGAGAACTGAATTTTTTGGAGAAAGAGATTCCCATGCCACAGTTTTAAGAATAGCCTCTGAATTTGTAAACAAAAAAAATATGTATCATTTTGGTATACGCTCAGGTGTTAAAGAGGAATTTGTATTCGCGTTCAAAAATACCAATATGTTCTTATATGATGTTGTTGAACCTTTGAAATCAATACTTGATAATATAAAATCAAAGCCTATATATATCACATGGGACATAGATGTTTTAGATCCCGCTTTTGCACCTGGTACCGGTACTCCTGAACCCGGCGGTATAACCTCAAAAGAAGCGCTAAGTGCAATACACATGTTGAAAGATCTAAATGTTGTAGGTATGGATCTGGTTGAGGTATCGCCTGATTACGATCATTCAGGTATAACATCGATTTTAGCTGCAAAATTGATCAGAGAGTCTATTCTATCATTCTTATGATAAGTTTCTTTTAAAATAAGACCAGTTTTTAATAGTTGGTCTTATTTTTTTATAGAAATATTAACTTAACAAGAGTATAATATTGAGTAAAGGAGGAGTTTTAATGTCTAAGATAAAAATAACGGAGACTGTTTTAAGAGATGCACATCAATCATTGCTGGCAACTAGGATGACAACTGATGAAATGCTTCCTATAGCAGAGAAATTAGATGAAGTTGGCTTTTTCTCGTTGGAAGCATGGGGCGGTGCTACATTTGATGCATGTATGAGATTCTTGAACGAAGACCCATGGGAAAGATTAAGACTTTTAAAGAAGGCGATTAAGAAGACGCCTCTTCAAATGTTGTTAAGAGGTCAAAATTTACTTGGATATAAACACTATCCTGATGATGTTGTAAATGAATTTATAATAAAATCTGTTGAAAATGGTATAGATATAATAAGAGTTTTTGATGCATTAAATGATGTGAGAAATTTACAAGTGCCAATAAAATCTGCAAAAAGCGCAGGTGCTCATGTGCAGGCAGCTATTGTATATACAGTTAGTCCTGTACATAATACAGATCATTACTTGAAAGTGGCAAAGTCTCTTCAAGATATGGGTGTGGATTCTATATGTATTAAGGATATGTCTGGAATATTATCACCTTATGCTGCATACGATCTGATTAAATCTCTAAAAAGAGCACTTTACACGCCGATTCAACTGCATAGCCATTATACAGCAGGACTGGCTTCAATGACTTATTTAAAAGCCATAGAAGCTGGTGTAGACGGAGTTGATACAGCCATTTCTTCTCTTGCTTTAGGAACATCACAGCCAGCTACAGAATCAATTGTGGCTGCATTGAAAGATACAGAATATGATACAGGGTTAGATTTAAAATTGCTTGCTGAGATAGCTCAGTATTTTAATGTGGTTAAGCAAAATCACAAAAATGACAGCGATATGTCTTTGCTTATGTCTGTTGATGTTAAAGCATTAGAGAGTCAAATACCAGGGGGAATGTTATCGAATTTGGTTTCACAGCTAAAGCAGCAGAACGCATTAAACAAATATCAGGATGTCTTGAAAGAAGTTCCAAGGGTACGAGAAGATTTAGGATACCCTCCTCTTGTTACTCCAATGAGTCAAATGGTTGGAACTCAGGCTGTTTTAAATGTTATTACAGGAGAAAGATATAAAATAGTTCCTAAAGAAATTAAAGATTATGTCAAAGGTTTATACGGGATGCCACCAGCTCCAATTTCAGATTCTATACGAGAGAAAATAATTGGCGATGAAGAAATAATCTCAAATAGGCCAGCAGATTTACTAAGTCCTCAATTGGATGAATTTAAAAATGAGATAAAGGAATTTATAGAGCAAGATGAAGATGTTTTATCATATGCATTATTTCCTCAAGTAGCAAGAAGGTTTTTTGAGTATAGGCAAGCTAAAAAATACAAAATTGATTCAACATTATTGAATATCGAAGAGAGGGTTCACCCAATATAAACAAAAAAACTATAGGTATAAAGCCTATAGTTTTTTTTATCTTAAAAATAGTTGTGTAACACAATTTTAAAATAAACATAACATGTAATAGAAAAATGAAAGGGGGTTTTAACAATGTCTGATCCACAATATTACCCTGGACATTGTAGAACGACATATACAGTAAGGCCTGGAGATTCAATGTGGACCATAGCGAATATGTTTGGCATACCATTAGACTGTTTAATAAGAGCTAATCCACAGATACCGAATCCAAATTTAATATATCCGGGACAACAAATTTGTATACCAGCATATTGCCCGCCAGAGAGACATTGCAGAGAAATGTATATAGTAAGGCCTGGAGATTCAATGTGGACTATAGCTAATATGTATGGCATACCATTAGACTGCTTAATAAGAGCTAATCCACAGATACCAAATCCAAACTTAATATATCCAGGTCAACAAATTTGTATACCACATCACTGCTGGTAAAATATAAAAATGTTGAGGTACCAAAGTATGGTATCTCAACATTTTACATGTACATAAATAACGTTTAAAAAATTGCTTTTAAATTTGATTATCTTTACTGGACCATTATCAATTTTTTCACCACATTTAAGGCAAAAAATATTTTTATTTTTAGTTATTTCTGAGTATGATTCGTCAAACCGTAATGATCCATACTTTATAAAGCTTTTCCAGCCAGTTTTACACAATTTACGCCTATTATCATAGTCAGCATAAACCCACTTTAATAATCTGTGAAAATGAAAAGGATATTTTGTATAACTGAGAAATCTCTTTGAAAGACCAAGAGATAATGCATAGTTTTCAAAAGTATTCTCTATTCGATCCTGAAGTGGATTCAATATTTTTGTGCTTTTGTAATTATAACCATTAGTTTTTAGATATTCTCTCAAATAGTCAAACATATAACCTCTGCAGACATGTATTTCCTCATTTTTGTCTACTTTCATTTGGTCTAAAAAACCGATTGAAATTTCAGCGGCTTTATGCAAATACAATTTTTTGCTAAAGTTATCCTCCGTATAGTATGTAAGAGGTATTATATCATAATGGTATTCATTAGTTTCGACTCTCATAACACCAATACATGTCCCACCGATTAAGCTTCCACTTCCAGCGTCATCAATCTGTATCACATTATCACTCCTTGCTTATATATTAATTTTATATTAAAATCATATTAATTATTCAGTACATGAATGTAATAATATAGTAGGAGGATGCGTATGAATGTTTTGCTGACAAACGATGATGGCGTCTTTTCTGATGGCATAAACCAATTGGCTGGTTTTTTAAAAGATTATTATAATGTTGTTGTCGTTGCACCTGATAGAGAAAGAAGTGCTGTGGGACATGCCATAACAATGCATAAGCCTTTGAGGATTAAGAAAATCAAAGATGATGATAATATTAAAATTTTTTATGCAAATGGAACTCCGTCAGACTGTGTGAAACTGGGAATAGATGTAGTTATGGATAAAAAGCCAGATATCATAATTTCTGGTATTAATAATGGCTTCAATTTAGGTACAGATGTCTTATATTCTGGGACAGTTTCGGCTGCAATGGAAGGAGCTATTAATGGTTATCCTTCGATTGCATTATCGCTGGAAGCTGAGGCTAAATTATCAAATAAAGCTATGCTTTATATCAAAAAACTTATAGATAATGTTGTACAAAATGGTCTGCCAAAAAATTGTTTATTAAATGTAAACATACCGAATGTAGGTAGTGGGTTTAAGGGTATAAAAATTACAAAATTAGGCCATAGAAATTATACTGAGAATTTTACAAAAAGAATCGATCCACGAGGTATGGATTATTATTGGCTGGCAGGAAAAGTTTTAGAAAATGCCAATGACGAAGATAGTGATATAATCGCTGTTAAAAACGGTTTTATCTCTATAACTCCAATACAACTCGACTTAACTATGTATAGCTTCATTGGTAATTTAAAAAAGTGGGATATGTCTATCTGAATTTTTGAAGCAAGAAATTTATTATTAAATTTATTGGCATTTTTTATTCATCGATTGCAGGATTTTTTGCTTACGTATAGAATATTTTATATGTGGTACTAATTTAAAATCAAACATAGAAAGGGTATAAACTATGGATAAAAATGCTGATATAATTAAAAGGATTCAAGATAATTATGCACAGTTAAGCAAAAGCCAAAAAATTATAGCAGAATATATAATAAACCACTATGATAAAGCTGCCTTTATGACTGCAGCAAAACTGGGCAATAGCATAAATATAAGTGAATCTACGGTAGTTAGATTTGCAAATACTTTAGGTTATGATGGCTATCCTGAGCTTCAAAGCGCTTTACAAGAATTGATAAAAAACAAACTTACTACTGTTCAAAGGCTTGAAATGACAGATGAAACAGATGAAGTTTCTATTTTGAACAATGTGCTAAAATCTGATATAGAAAATATCAAAGCCACAAAAGAAGAAATAGATAAAAATTCATTCAAAGAAGTGGTTGATAATATTTTCAAGGCAAAAAGAATATACATAATCGGTTTTAGAAGTTCTACTGCCATAGCCGAGTATTTAGGTTTTTATCTAAATTTGATACTTGAGAATGTAATATTAGTAAAACCCGGCATATCTGATGTTTTTGAACAAATGCTTAGAGTAAATTCAGAGGACTTAGTAATTGGTATAGGATTTCCAAGGTATTCAAAAAGGACATTGGAAGTTATGAAATATGCTAAATCTCAAAATGCAAAAATAGTTGCCATTACAGACAGTCTTATATCACCGCTTACTGAAATTGCCGATGAAATACTTTTGGCCAAGAGTAATATGGCATCATTTGTTGATTCATTAGTTGCTCCATTGAGTCTTATAAATGCACTGATCGTTTCTGTCGGTATTAGAGAGAAAGATAAGATAACAGATACATTTGAAAAATTAGAAAATATTTGGAATGAATACGGAATATATTTGTCGAAGAATATTTAATTCTATAAGAGTCTAATAAGGCCTTAATTGATTTGCAGGAGGTTTATTGATGTCTACTAGATTGTTTATCGTACGGCATGGTGAAACGTTATGGAATAGGCAAAAAAAAATTCAAGGTGCAAGTGATACTCAACTTTCTGATGAAGGAATGAAGCAAGCTTACTTGTTGTCTCAAAGATTAAAAAATGAAATAATAGATGTGATTTTTTCCAGTGATTTAGACAGAGCATATAAAACAGCAACTTTTATTGCAAAAAACTTTAACTTAGATGTTATAAAATTGCCAGAGCTTAGAGAGATATCGTTCGGTGTTTGGGAAGGGCTTACGGTAGATGAGATAGAAAAATCATATAAGGAATTGTATCATACGTGGAAAACTAATCCGCCAGAAGCTACAATTGAAGGCGCTGAGACGTTAAAAGCTGTGCAAGATAGGATATTGAATGCCACGAATAAAATCATAGAACAATATAAAAATAAAAATATACTAATCGTGTCACATGGAACAACAATCAAAGCTTTAATTTTAGGTATGCTAAATTTGGATTTAAGTTTTTATCCTAAAATAAGACAAGACAATACAGCATTAAATATAATAGATGTAAAAGATGATGGAAATTGCGTTTTAGTTCTGCTGAACGATACATGTCATTTAAGGGAGCGATAATAATTGAAAAAAGTCTTTGTAATTGGCTGTGGCCCTTCAGGAATGATGGCTGCCATAATGAGTTCTCTAAAAGGCAATGAAGTTGTAATTTTTGAAAAAAATGATAGACCAGGGAAGAAACTCATGATAACAGGAAAAGGCAGATGTAATATAACAAATTCAGCTTCAATAAAAGAAATTATTGAAAATACGCCAACAAATGGCAAATTCCTTTATAGTGCTTTAAATAGCTTTTCTAATGCTGATTTAATTGATTTTTTTAACAAGAATGGTTTAATGACTAAAGTTGAAAGAGGAGGAAGAGTATTTCCCGTTTCAGATAAAGCAATTGATGTACTGGATGTCCTTTTAAGACTCATTAAAGAAAATCATATTGAAATTAGATTCAATAGCAAAGTTACTGATATACTGATTGATGGTAAATGCGTCAAAGGAATAATTGTTAATGGCAAAAAAGAATTTTGTGACAGTTTAATACTGGCATCTGGTGGAAAATCTTATCCTTCTACAGGCTCAACTGGAGATGGGTATGATATGGCAAAAAAATTGGGCCTCAAAATAGTAGAACCACATCCAGCATTAGTCCCTCTTATAACCATTGAAGATGTCAGTGAAATGATGGGATTAACACTTAAAAATATTAATGCCAAATTGTGTATAAATGGAAAATTAGTTAGAGAAGAATTTGGCGAAATGCTGTTTACACATTTTGGATTATCAGGTCCTGTAATATTGACACTAAGCAGCTTTTTTAAAACTGTTGAAGATGGAGATGTTGTAATAAAAATTGATTTAAAGCCAGCTTTAAATCATGAGAAGCTGGATGAAAGGCTTCAAAGAGATTTTAAAAAATATTCTAAAAAAGAGTTGAAGAATTCTTTGAATGATTTGCTTCCACGTTCATTGATACCTTATGTGATAAGGGTAAGCTCTTTAAATCCTGATAAAAGAGTTTCAGAATTATCAAAAGCGGAACGAGGTGCTTTAGTGAATGTTATAAAGGATCTCGTGTTTCGCATAAAATCTAAGCGATCTATAAATGAGGCCATAATCACTTCTGGAGGAGTAAGCACTAAAGAAATAAATCCTAAGACAATGGAATCAAGGCTTATTAAAGGACTTTTTTTTGCCGGTGAAATAATTGATGTAGATGCATTGACTGGCGGTTTCAACCTCCAAATTTCTTTTTCTACTGGTTATTTAGCAGGAATAAATTCCTGAAAATAAACCTTCTTTGCATTTTCTTATATATTTTGCATAAAATATATAAGAATGCATAAGGAGGATTATTATGGGAAAAAGAGTTAAAAAGTCAGCGCACGTATATTATTTGAGCTTTGACAATATGATAGCCTTTTTTGTCATATTGGGATTTTTAACTATGGTAGTGACTCAAGTATTAATGTTAAATGATAACATTAGGGTTTTTTTAAATTCTACCGAAAAAATAGAAGGTATAAACATAAACACATATCTATCAAATGATGGAACTTTGGAATTGGAATTAATTAATTTGGATAAGGCACCAAAGGCTTTTATATTGATAAATGGAGATCCAAAGTACAGCTTTAAGGAGAAAAAATTAAAAATCAACATAAAACAAGGCGATCTCATTGAAATGGATGGAACAAACTACAATCAAACATTATATGTTAAAGTAATTGATTCAAGCGACAATGTAATAGAGCCACAGAAGACAGCAGTCATAAAAGTCAACGGTGATATAGAAGTCATTGGCAAAGTGAGATTGAGATGATATTGTTATAACACGATTTTTACTATATAATTTATAAAGAGAGAAAAACGGAAAGGAGATTGATGTCTTATAAAAGCCATTAGAGGAGCAATAACAACTGAAAATACTAAAGAAGCAATTTTTCATGACACAATTTCTTTAATTGATGAAATTTTTCGCATCAATAAAATAAAAAGCAGCGATGTTATATCTATATTTTTTACTGCGACAAAGGACATTGATGCAGCTTATCCTGCAGAAGCATTAAGACATAATGGAATTTCGAATATTCCAATGATGTGTTTTCAAGAAATGAACGTAAAGAAAAGTCTTGAGAAATGTATCAGAGT contains:
- a CDS encoding oxaloacetate decarboxylase subunit alpha, whose translation is MSKIKITETVLRDAHQSLLATRMTTDEMLPIAEKLDEVGFFSLEAWGGATFDACMRFLNEDPWERLRLLKKAIKKTPLQMLLRGQNLLGYKHYPDDVVNEFIIKSVENGIDIIRVFDALNDVRNLQVPIKSAKSAGAHVQAAIVYTVSPVHNTDHYLKVAKSLQDMGVDSICIKDMSGILSPYAAYDLIKSLKRALYTPIQLHSHYTAGLASMTYLKAIEAGVDGVDTAISSLALGTSQPATESIVAALKDTEYDTGLDLKLLAEIAQYFNVVKQNHKNDSDMSLLMSVDVKALESQIPGGMLSNLVSQLKQQNALNKYQDVLKEVPRVREDLGYPPLVTPMSQMVGTQAVLNVITGERYKIVPKEIKDYVKGLYGMPPAPISDSIREKIIGDEEIISNRPADLLSPQLDEFKNEIKEFIEQDEDVLSYALFPQVARRFFEYRQAKKYKIDSTLLNIEERVHPI
- a CDS encoding GNAT family N-acetyltransferase gives rise to the protein MFKIKFASEEDLKYIKKIADYFKLSLLVDLNKCINMIATDEKPFGFITIKVDDDTAYIIGHAVLPEYQMKGYGTMLLKVALNNVYDFGIKKACVKNSISDDFYIGNHFKKSDNGLYVDIEELLKK
- a CDS encoding pseudouridine synthase; the protein is MERLQKYLAECGIASRRKCEQLILDGKVKVNGETVRELGVKVDPNKDVVEYNGKVVTKVNKNIYIMLNKPVGYITTVKDQFDRPSVIDLVSIDDRVYPIGRLDYDTSGLLLLTNDGDLANKLMHPRHNINKVYIAQIKGVPDKMKLDMFRNGLRIDNYKTAKAEIDILKVTNGNSTVKIAIHEGRNRQIRKMCELIGHPVLKLKRVKIGNLDIGNLKTGQWRYLSKDEVEYLKKL
- the speB gene encoding agmatinase, which produces MIIKDNLSNGGKFLGSNDDYYKSEIVIVGAPMDYTVSFKPGTRFGPQAIRMASLGLEEYSVYLDRSLKDKKYYDYGDLILPYGNVEKCLNIIGDAAKDIIDAGKKPIFLGGEHLISAPILEKVFKKYGNELVVLHFDAHTDLRTEFFGERDSHATVLRIASEFVNKKNMYHFGIRSGVKEEFVFAFKNTNMFLYDVVEPLKSILDNIKSKPIYITWDIDVLDPAFAPGTGTPEPGGITSKEALSAIHMLKDLNVVGMDLVEVSPDYDHSGITSILAAKLIRESILSFL
- the surE gene encoding 5'/3'-nucleotidase SurE yields the protein MNVLLTNDDGVFSDGINQLAGFLKDYYNVVVVAPDRERSAVGHAITMHKPLRIKKIKDDDNIKIFYANGTPSDCVKLGIDVVMDKKPDIIISGINNGFNLGTDVLYSGTVSAAMEGAINGYPSIALSLEAEAKLSNKAMLYIKKLIDNVVQNGLPKNCLLNVNIPNVGSGFKGIKITKLGHRNYTENFTKRIDPRGMDYYWLAGKVLENANDEDSDIIAVKNGFISITPIQLDLTMYSFIGNLKKWDMSI
- a CDS encoding histidine phosphatase family protein produces the protein MSTRLFIVRHGETLWNRQKKIQGASDTQLSDEGMKQAYLLSQRLKNEIIDVIFSSDLDRAYKTATFIAKNFNLDVIKLPELREISFGVWEGLTVDEIEKSYKELYHTWKTNPPEATIEGAETLKAVQDRILNATNKIIEQYKNKNILIVSHGTTIKALILGMLNLDLSFYPKIRQDNTALNIIDVKDDGNCVLVLLNDTCHLRER
- the speE gene encoding polyamine aminopropyltransferase, with product MELWFTEHHNDSIGYSLKVNRTLNSENTQYQKLDVIESEFYGRVLILDGILQTTEKDEFVYHEMIVHVPLFTHKNPKSVLIVGGGDGGAVKEILKHDSVERVVLAEIDDRVVENSKKYLPTISCGLYDEKVEIMIGDGINYVSEHKNEFDVVIVDSTDPIGPAVGLFTEDFYRSVYECLKEDGIIVAQTESPFIYGSLINKLSKMFKNIYPIVKPYICTIPTYPGHLWTFTMGSKKYDPEAVDVNNIPNIDTKYYTPQLHKASFVLPKFVKEIFEEA
- the safA gene encoding SafA/ExsA family spore coat assembly protein; its protein translation is MSDPQYYPGHCRTTYTVRPGDSMWTIANMFGIPLDCLIRANPQIPNPNLIYPGQQICIPAYCPPERHCREMYIVRPGDSMWTIANMYGIPLDCLIRANPQIPNPNLIYPGQQICIPHHCW
- a CDS encoding NAD(P)/FAD-dependent oxidoreductase, producing MKKVFVIGCGPSGMMAAIMSSLKGNEVVIFEKNDRPGKKLMITGKGRCNITNSASIKEIIENTPTNGKFLYSALNSFSNADLIDFFNKNGLMTKVERGGRVFPVSDKAIDVLDVLLRLIKENHIEIRFNSKVTDILIDGKCVKGIIVNGKKEFCDSLILASGGKSYPSTGSTGDGYDMAKKLGLKIVEPHPALVPLITIEDVSEMMGLTLKNINAKLCINGKLVREEFGEMLFTHFGLSGPVILTLSSFFKTVEDGDVVIKIDLKPALNHEKLDERLQRDFKKYSKKELKNSLNDLLPRSLIPYVIRVSSLNPDKRVSELSKAERGALVNVIKDLVFRIKSKRSINEAIITSGGVSTKEINPKTMESRLIKGLFFAGEIIDVDALTGGFNLQISFSTGYLAGINS
- a CDS encoding MurR/RpiR family transcriptional regulator; this encodes MDKNADIIKRIQDNYAQLSKSQKIIAEYIINHYDKAAFMTAAKLGNSINISESTVVRFANTLGYDGYPELQSALQELIKNKLTTVQRLEMTDETDEVSILNNVLKSDIENIKATKEEIDKNSFKEVVDNIFKAKRIYIIGFRSSTAIAEYLGFYLNLILENVILVKPGISDVFEQMLRVNSEDLVIGIGFPRYSKRTLEVMKYAKSQNAKIVAITDSLISPLTEIADEILLAKSNMASFVDSLVAPLSLINALIVSVGIREKDKITDTFEKLENIWNEYGIYLSKNI